In one Dermacentor albipictus isolate Rhodes 1998 colony chromosome 4, USDA_Dalb.pri_finalv2, whole genome shotgun sequence genomic region, the following are encoded:
- the LOC135917663 gene encoding uncharacterized protein, whose amino-acid sequence MPEVVALGAYQMNHLWAVTFKDEEGKKRIIAADAFDVKDHRCVVVDPCDRGVRIKLYWLLHGVPDDDVRTALSPFGKVTEITRDRWRVQGCVDKGSTTRTVTIKLKAGVTAEDLPHQLRVAEDVALVHVPGRAPLCLRCRGIGHIRRECRVPRCGLCRRFGHDETQCVRTYATVTGPALKEDVTDHLMDVVDAVEAAGEGKETQPSVLTPLKKATTVNDDKPSDGWKDPWDDTVQPTNSTEVEVKEAKETCTSTEVTTGEQHDTDDTVMPTSSSAPAKRLHEEADELEEKDQETGNDEPPPKATPGRRPAFKPKPGVPAKRRSTTQTPPR is encoded by the coding sequence ATGCCGGAAGTGGTTGCGCTGGGTGCATATCAAATGAACCATCTGTGGGCGGTGACTTTCAAGGACGAAGAAGGGAAGAAGAGGATTATCGCTGCAGACGCGTTTGATGTCAAGGACCACCGCTGTGTGGTCGTCGACCCGTGTGACAGAGGCGTCCGTATCAAGCTCTACTGGCTCCTTCACGGTGTACCTGACGACGACGTTCGCACTGCCTTGTCGCCTTTTGGAAAGGTGACTGAGATCACGAGGGACAGGTGGCGGGTACAAGGATGCGTTGACAAAGGGTCAACCACCCGTACTGTCACTATTAAGCTGAAGGCAGGCGTCACCGCTGAAGACTTGCCCCACCAGCTGCGAGTGGCGGAAGATGTTGCGCTCGTGCACGTCCCTGGCAGAGCTCCCCTCTGCCTCCGATGCCGTGGCATCGGGCACATACGACGCGAGTGCCGTGTACCCCGCTGTGGGCTTTGTCGTCGTTTCGGCcacgacgagacccagtgcgtCCGAACCTATGCCACAGTGACAGGCCCGGCATTGAAGGAAGATGTCACAGATCACTTGATGGACGTGGTCGACGCAGTGGAAGCCGCAGGTGAAGGGAAAGAGACCCAGCCCTCGGTGTTAACGCCCCTCAAGAAGGCAACGACTGTTAATGATGACAAGCCATCGGATGGCTGGAAAGACCCATGGGATGACACGGTGCAACCAACTAACTCAACAGAGGTCGAGGTAAAAGAGGCCAAAGAAACGTGCACATCAACGGAAGTGACGACCGGCGAACAGCATGACACTGATGACACCGTGATGCCAACGTCAAGTAGTGCACCTGCTAAGAGGCTTCACGAAGAGGCGGATGAGCTAGAGGAAAAGGATCAAGAGACTGGGAATGACGAGCCTCCTCCAAAAGCTACCCCGGGACGCCGACCGGCGTTCAAGCCCAAGCCCGGCGTTCCAGCCAAACGCCGTTCTACAACCCAGACGCCTCCGCGTTAG